A portion of the Ferrimonas lipolytica genome contains these proteins:
- the rluB gene encoding 23S rRNA pseudouridine(2605) synthase RluB — MSEKLQKVLARAGHGSRREMETVIAAGRVSIDGQVAKLGDRIEGGSDLKVRIDGNLISLKSEDEVICRVLAYYKPEGELCTRTDPQGRPTVFDRLPKIKDSRWVAVGRLDINTSGLLLFTTDGELANRLMHPSHEVEREYAIRVFGEVDDAMLNRLRTGVDLEDGKASFRRLGRAGGEGLNTWYHGVLTEGRNREVRRMWESQEVQVSRLMRIRYGEIPLPKGLPRGGWIELPMEQVNYLRAMVEMDPETRTLLAQDKAGARRQKTLKTNKIRRAVSKHRSRGAGGNAPAKRSR; from the coding sequence ATGAGCGAAAAGTTACAGAAAGTATTAGCTCGAGCAGGTCACGGTTCCCGTCGGGAGATGGAAACCGTGATCGCCGCTGGACGCGTCAGCATTGATGGCCAAGTTGCCAAGCTGGGTGATCGTATTGAAGGTGGTTCTGATCTGAAGGTGCGCATCGATGGCAACCTGATCTCCTTAAAGTCGGAAGACGAGGTGATCTGCCGGGTTTTGGCGTACTACAAACCAGAAGGTGAGTTATGTACTCGCACCGATCCGCAGGGTCGTCCAACCGTATTTGATCGTTTGCCAAAGATTAAGGACAGCCGTTGGGTTGCCGTAGGTCGTTTGGACATCAATACCTCAGGCTTATTGCTGTTTACCACTGACGGTGAACTAGCGAATCGTCTGATGCACCCATCTCACGAAGTCGAGCGTGAGTACGCTATTCGTGTCTTTGGTGAAGTAGATGATGCCATGCTTAACCGTTTGCGCACCGGTGTTGACTTAGAAGATGGCAAAGCCAGCTTCCGTCGCCTCGGTCGTGCTGGCGGCGAAGGCTTGAATACTTGGTATCATGGTGTTCTGACCGAAGGCCGTAATCGCGAAGTGCGTCGCATGTGGGAGAGCCAAGAGGTTCAGGTAAGCCGTTTGATGCGTATTCGCTACGGCGAGATCCCGTTGCCTAAAGGCTTGCCTCGCGGTGGTTGGATTGAGCTGCCGATGGAGCAGGTTAACTACTTGCGTGCGATGGTCGAGATGGATCCGGAAACGCGGACCTTGTTGGCGCAAGACAAAGCTGGTGCTCGTCGTCAGAAGACCCTGAAGACCAATAAGATCCGCCGTGCGGTTAGTAAACACCGTAGTCGCGGCGCTGGCGGTAATGCTCCAGCAAAACGCAGCCGTTAA
- a CDS encoding VolA/Pla-1 family phospholipase: protein MKRLMLTVAIGSALGLSGCDGDSQSDFLEEDGVPIEASDGASTRIQFDPTNGLLPLPNDLLFSGTLDGTLEIPGEESGDYLDPQIALGALDGWSTNMPINISLDLFGGKELDPTSAQAAGAVRLFEVTLGGPLSPDPANCGAYPSLSICAVGDELVNGEDFVISATGSSIAIVPIKPLKPTSGYAYVTTDLLTDVEGEPVLGSSTYDTLQLDIQLSEAQAGLKALLDNYNDSLAAAHSLDSESVTYAGVFSTQSIQDSVSTITQLMADGLQATPTQAVSPLFAPAWTVAPTSAGYTVAQALQLTPSMETSYLLADATDVYTAELALPYYLTIPTATNPEVNSRWTALGDSPLAVLQQIDNGMVLENFAAQAIAQGIDPTMVETNPSSLVGASFTLDNGEPADALRHITRFNPVPDPCGGVDLMTCMSGGQNRVTVPVQITMPNPAKFAALGMTIEKPATGWPVAMTLHGIGGTKGTTLPLAGAYSSAGIATATIDMPLHGERGFDLTGDGNYEITATNPSFGEEFAAGNVLLFAKLDSSLTNRDNFRQAIVDHLALRLSLSAFTVAEVTAQVGAGAAPAPTFDMAKVSLQGLSLGGITGTTTTAYANSWPAELGDNPYAITNASLVAPAGGLAGSFVGSASFGPVLYATLVAELAPECIDPATGGVADSPACDAVVDQITAEVIPPFGFASQTAIDAMDPLNHAEMLAATGTPIHLIEVVGDDMQPGDLVLPNTVAGFPLSGTEPLIATMGLDAVTATTMSADGVSGAVRFTKGHHSSVASPFVPAELEGALSPEDAAAATAEMQTQIVSHAASQGAALQVTNGCVVLGGECAAE from the coding sequence ATGAAACGATTGATGTTAACGGTGGCCATTGGGTCAGCGCTCGGTCTCAGTGGTTGTGACGGCGATAGCCAATCTGACTTCCTTGAGGAAGATGGCGTACCAATTGAAGCCTCGGATGGTGCTTCTACTCGAATTCAATTCGACCCGACCAACGGGTTATTGCCGCTGCCGAATGATCTTCTGTTCTCCGGTACCTTAGACGGCACCCTCGAGATCCCTGGTGAAGAAAGTGGTGACTACCTCGACCCACAGATTGCCCTTGGTGCTCTGGATGGTTGGTCAACCAATATGCCAATCAACATTAGCTTGGACCTATTTGGTGGTAAAGAGCTCGACCCCACATCGGCTCAAGCCGCTGGTGCGGTTCGTTTATTTGAGGTGACGCTAGGTGGTCCGTTATCACCAGACCCAGCAAATTGTGGCGCGTACCCTAGCCTGAGCATCTGTGCTGTGGGCGACGAACTGGTTAATGGCGAAGACTTTGTCATTAGCGCTACCGGCAGTAGCATTGCCATCGTGCCGATCAAACCGCTTAAGCCGACCTCAGGCTATGCCTATGTAACCACCGACCTATTAACGGATGTTGAAGGTGAGCCGGTTCTTGGTTCTTCAACTTACGATACGTTGCAGCTCGATATTCAGCTAAGCGAAGCGCAAGCAGGCCTGAAAGCGTTGCTCGACAACTACAATGACTCACTGGCAGCGGCGCACTCCCTCGACAGCGAAAGTGTTACCTATGCGGGTGTATTCAGCACTCAGTCTATCCAAGACTCGGTTTCTACCATTACCCAACTGATGGCTGATGGCCTGCAGGCTACACCAACTCAAGCGGTATCGCCGCTGTTTGCTCCAGCTTGGACTGTAGCACCGACTTCGGCGGGCTACACGGTAGCACAAGCCCTGCAGTTAACACCGAGTATGGAAACCTCGTACTTATTGGCTGATGCGACTGATGTATATACCGCTGAGCTTGCTCTGCCTTACTACCTAACGATTCCGACTGCTACGAACCCTGAAGTAAATAGCCGCTGGACTGCATTAGGCGATAGCCCGTTAGCAGTATTGCAGCAGATCGATAATGGCATGGTGTTAGAAAACTTTGCCGCTCAGGCGATTGCCCAAGGTATCGATCCAACCATGGTGGAAACCAACCCAAGTTCGTTGGTGGGTGCCAGCTTTACCTTAGATAACGGTGAGCCAGCGGATGCGCTGCGTCACATTACCCGTTTCAATCCAGTGCCTGATCCATGTGGTGGCGTCGATCTAATGACCTGTATGAGCGGTGGGCAAAATCGCGTTACTGTTCCAGTACAGATCACTATGCCTAACCCTGCCAAGTTTGCTGCGTTGGGTATGACAATAGAAAAACCAGCGACCGGTTGGCCGGTGGCCATGACTCTGCATGGTATCGGTGGCACCAAGGGAACTACCTTGCCGTTGGCTGGCGCCTATAGCTCAGCCGGTATTGCTACTGCGACCATTGATATGCCGCTGCACGGTGAGCGTGGTTTTGATCTGACTGGCGACGGTAACTATGAGATCACTGCAACCAACCCATCCTTTGGTGAGGAGTTTGCAGCAGGTAACGTGTTGCTGTTTGCTAAGCTTGATAGCAGCCTAACTAATCGCGATAACTTCCGTCAGGCAATTGTTGACCACTTGGCCCTGCGTCTAAGCCTGTCGGCATTTACGGTTGCTGAAGTAACCGCACAAGTCGGCGCTGGCGCAGCACCTGCTCCAACCTTTGATATGGCGAAGGTGAGCTTGCAAGGCTTAAGTCTTGGCGGTATTACCGGCACTACTACGACCGCGTACGCCAACAGCTGGCCGGCGGAGTTAGGGGATAACCCATACGCGATTACCAATGCATCATTGGTTGCTCCTGCTGGCGGCTTGGCTGGTTCATTCGTTGGGTCCGCTTCATTTGGTCCTGTCTTGTACGCCACCTTGGTTGCTGAGTTAGCGCCAGAGTGTATCGATCCTGCAACCGGTGGTGTGGCAGATAGCCCAGCTTGTGATGCGGTTGTCGACCAAATTACTGCGGAAGTTATTCCACCGTTTGGTTTTGCCTCACAAACCGCAATTGATGCCATGGATCCTCTTAACCACGCCGAGATGCTGGCTGCGACCGGTACTCCAATCCACCTGATTGAAGTGGTTGGCGACGATATGCAACCAGGAGACTTAGTATTGCCTAATACCGTGGCTGGCTTCCCTCTGTCTGGTACTGAGCCACTAATTGCTACCATGGGCCTAGATGCAGTTACAGCGACCACGATGAGTGCTGATGGCGTTAGTGGTGCGGTGCGCTTTACCAAAGGCCACCACAGCTCTGTAGCAAGCCCATTTGTACCAGCCGAACTTGAGGGAGCTCTGAGCCCTGAAGATGCTGCTGCGGCGACGGCAGAGATGCAAACCCAGATCGTTAGCCATGCAGCCAGCCAAGGTGCTGCTTTGCAAGTGACTAACGGTTGTGTGGTTTTAGGTGGCGAATGCGCTGCTGAGTAA
- a CDS encoding dicarboxylate/amino acid:cation symporter has product MTNINPGKLGLTTKILLGMCLGALLGFVLRFTAGEAQWVSEYFTHGIFDVIGGLFVSALRMLVVPLVFVSLVCGTASLADPSTLGRIGGKTLALYLLTTAIAISLALGAATLFQPGDPIMQAAAAGFEAKTAPSLADVVIGLIPRNPMAAMSEGNMLQIIVFSILFGYCIAQLGDKASTVRRFFTEMDNVMMNLVNVVMWFAPYGVFGLIAKMALTLDLAAFGSVIKYFFLVLGVLFVHALVVYPMLLTTLSGLNPITFLKKMGNVQMFAFSTASSAATLPVTMENAKDNLGIGNRVSSFTLPLGATVNMDGTAIMQGVATVFIAQVFSVDLSAMDMLMVILTATLASIGTAGVPGVGLIMLAMVLQQVNLPVEGIALILGVDRLLDMVRTAVNVTGDTAVSLIVANSEKDLNKETFKDPDALEKVIS; this is encoded by the coding sequence ATGACGAATATTAATCCAGGAAAGTTAGGGTTAACAACCAAGATTCTACTCGGCATGTGTCTGGGTGCGTTGCTTGGTTTTGTACTCCGATTCACTGCAGGTGAAGCGCAATGGGTCAGCGAGTATTTCACTCACGGCATCTTTGATGTCATCGGCGGATTATTTGTATCCGCGCTGCGCATGCTGGTTGTGCCATTGGTCTTTGTGTCACTGGTGTGTGGTACTGCCAGCTTGGCCGATCCATCAACCTTGGGCCGCATCGGTGGTAAAACCTTGGCGTTGTACTTACTGACAACCGCCATTGCCATCTCATTGGCTTTAGGTGCCGCAACCCTGTTCCAACCAGGTGACCCGATCATGCAAGCGGCAGCGGCTGGCTTCGAAGCCAAAACCGCACCAAGTCTTGCCGATGTAGTTATTGGCCTTATCCCTCGTAACCCAATGGCGGCTATGAGCGAAGGCAACATGCTGCAGATCATCGTGTTCTCAATCCTGTTTGGTTACTGCATCGCACAACTGGGTGACAAAGCATCCACCGTTCGTCGTTTCTTCACTGAAATGGACAACGTGATGATGAACCTAGTTAACGTGGTTATGTGGTTTGCTCCATACGGTGTATTCGGTTTGATTGCCAAAATGGCACTGACCTTAGACTTGGCAGCATTCGGTTCGGTAATTAAGTACTTCTTCTTGGTGTTGGGCGTACTGTTCGTACATGCACTGGTTGTTTACCCAATGTTGTTGACCACACTAAGTGGCCTCAACCCAATCACCTTCTTAAAGAAGATGGGCAACGTACAGATGTTTGCGTTCTCAACCGCCAGCTCTGCAGCGACCCTTCCGGTAACCATGGAAAACGCCAAAGACAACTTAGGTATTGGTAACCGCGTAAGCTCGTTTACCTTACCTTTGGGTGCAACCGTAAACATGGATGGCACCGCCATCATGCAAGGTGTTGCTACGGTATTTATCGCCCAGGTATTCAGCGTTGATTTAAGCGCAATGGATATGTTGATGGTAATTCTGACTGCAACCTTAGCGTCTATCGGTACCGCTGGTGTTCCTGGTGTTGGTCTAATTATGTTGGCCATGGTACTGCAACAGGTGAACCTGCCAGTTGAAGGTATTGCCTTGATTCTAGGTGTTGACCGTCTGCTTGATATGGTACGTACCGCAGTAAACGTTACCGGTGATACCGCGGTATCCCTTATCGTTGCTAACAGCGAAAAGGACTTGAACAAAGAAACGTTTAAAGACCCTGATGCACTTGAAAAAGTAATCAGCTAA
- a CDS encoding YciK family oxidoreductase: protein MLEFQCDANAFTGKTILVTGAGAGIGRSAAISYAKHGATVILLGRTTKKLETVYDEIVAAGYPEPAIVPLDMGGATEQNFIDFGETIDEQFGQLDGVLHNASELGTLTPFEQIDLDTFTKVMQINVTSQLFLTKALLPVLRKAPQASIVFTSSGVGRKGRAFWGPYAISKFATEGMMQTLADELSDSSIRANCINPGATRTKMRATAFPAEDPQSLKTADDIMPVYLYLMSDDSKDVSGQSLDAQPKR from the coding sequence ATGTTGGAATTCCAATGTGACGCCAACGCATTCACAGGCAAAACAATCTTAGTAACCGGCGCTGGCGCAGGTATTGGCCGTAGTGCAGCAATAAGTTATGCCAAGCACGGCGCAACCGTTATTCTGCTGGGCCGTACTACCAAAAAGCTGGAAACGGTCTATGACGAAATCGTCGCTGCTGGCTACCCAGAGCCGGCCATTGTGCCGCTGGATATGGGCGGTGCCACCGAACAAAATTTTATTGATTTTGGTGAGACCATTGACGAACAATTTGGTCAATTAGATGGGGTGCTGCACAACGCTTCAGAGTTAGGCACGCTAACGCCATTTGAACAGATCGACTTGGACACCTTTACCAAGGTGATGCAAATAAACGTCACTTCACAGCTGTTTTTGACCAAGGCGCTGTTGCCGGTGCTGCGCAAGGCACCACAGGCATCGATCGTCTTCACCTCTTCCGGCGTTGGTCGCAAGGGCCGAGCGTTTTGGGGGCCTTATGCCATTTCTAAGTTTGCCACCGAAGGGATGATGCAAACCTTGGCAGACGAACTGAGTGACAGCAGCATTCGCGCCAACTGCATCAACCCAGGCGCCACTCGCACCAAAATGCGCGCCACAGCATTTCCAGCGGAAGATCCACAATCGCTTAAAACGGCTGACGACATCATGCCGGTATACCTCTATCTAATGAGTGATGACAGTAAGGATGTTAGTGGCCAGAGCCTCGATGCTCAGCCAAAGCGTTAA
- a CDS encoding VF530 family DNA-binding protein, which translates to MDQQPKNPLHGITLEKIVTELEQWYGWDDLGYLINIRCFTHDPSVKSSLKFLRKTPWAREKVEQLYIKTVNQR; encoded by the coding sequence ATGGATCAACAACCTAAAAATCCGTTACACGGAATCACCTTAGAGAAGATCGTTACCGAGCTGGAGCAGTGGTACGGCTGGGACGATCTGGGTTACCTGATCAATATCCGCTGTTTTACCCACGATCCTTCAGTCAAATCGAGCCTAAAGTTCTTACGTAAAACCCCATGGGCTCGAGAAAAGGTAGAGCAGCTGTACATCAAGACGGTAAATCAGCGCTAA
- the astB gene encoding N-succinylarginine dihydrolase encodes MHLEANFDGLVGPTHNYAGLSVGNLASQNHAKASSNPKAAALQGLDKMLALHNLGMVQGVLAPQSRPDITTLRQLGFSGSNAQVIEKAFTQAPHLLTACYSASSMWSANAATVSPSADSQDGKVHFTPANLVNKLHRAIEHEQTGRTLAAVFNDDSHFTHHRALPSHDALGDEGAANHTRLCSSYGEQGLQLFVYGKSAYDQTKPQPQRFPARQTLEASQAIARSHQLNPENTIFIQQNPEVIDQGVFHNDVIAVGNHNLLLCHQQAFLDQPNALEQIKAKFGNSPLYIVEVKTDEVSIEQAVKSYLFNTQILTLPNGEMALIAPTECQQQPQVAAFLAELPQRNQPINHVHFYDVKQSMQNGGGPACLRLRVNLSAQELAAVNPDCLINQNKHRQLSGWVERHYRDQLSFNDLRDVALLDQSQTALDELTQLLGLGSIYPFQR; translated from the coding sequence ATGCACTTAGAAGCAAACTTTGACGGTTTAGTTGGCCCTACTCATAACTACGCGGGCCTGTCGGTTGGCAACCTAGCCTCCCAAAATCACGCCAAGGCCAGTTCAAACCCCAAAGCCGCCGCACTGCAGGGATTAGATAAAATGCTCGCCCTGCATAATCTGGGAATGGTGCAAGGTGTGCTAGCACCGCAATCACGTCCAGACATCACCACGCTCCGCCAACTTGGGTTTAGCGGCAGCAACGCTCAAGTAATCGAAAAAGCCTTCACCCAAGCACCACACCTGCTTACTGCTTGTTACTCTGCCAGTAGCATGTGGAGCGCTAACGCGGCGACTGTCTCCCCCAGTGCAGACAGCCAAGATGGTAAAGTGCACTTCACCCCGGCTAACTTAGTAAATAAGCTACATCGGGCCATTGAGCATGAGCAGACTGGCCGAACTTTAGCGGCAGTGTTCAACGACGACAGTCACTTTACTCACCACCGTGCTTTACCAAGTCACGATGCCTTAGGTGATGAAGGTGCAGCAAACCACACCCGCTTGTGTTCAAGCTATGGCGAACAAGGGCTGCAACTGTTTGTGTATGGCAAATCAGCATACGATCAAACTAAACCACAGCCGCAGCGCTTTCCTGCTCGACAAACCCTAGAAGCCAGCCAAGCCATCGCACGCTCACATCAATTAAACCCAGAGAACACGATATTTATCCAGCAAAACCCAGAGGTGATCGATCAGGGCGTGTTCCATAACGACGTGATTGCCGTCGGCAATCACAACCTGTTGCTTTGCCACCAACAGGCCTTTTTAGATCAGCCAAATGCGCTGGAACAGATAAAAGCAAAGTTCGGCAACAGTCCTCTATATATAGTAGAAGTAAAAACTGACGAGGTGAGCATTGAACAAGCGGTGAAGAGTTACCTCTTTAATACCCAGATCCTTACCCTGCCTAACGGTGAAATGGCATTGATTGCGCCAACCGAATGCCAACAGCAGCCGCAGGTCGCCGCTTTCCTTGCTGAACTACCACAGCGGAACCAACCAATTAATCATGTCCACTTTTACGACGTAAAACAAAGTATGCAAAACGGTGGTGGACCGGCGTGTTTGCGCTTGCGTGTGAATTTATCAGCCCAAGAGTTAGCAGCGGTAAACCCTGACTGTTTAATCAATCAAAATAAACACCGCCAGCTAAGCGGTTGGGTTGAACGCCACTACCGTGATCAACTGAGTTTTAATGATCTGCGCGACGTTGCCTTGCTCGATCAAAGCCAAACCGCTCTCGACGAATTAACCCAATTATTGGGACTTGGCTCAATCTACCCTTTCCAACGCTAA
- the sohB gene encoding protease SohB, whose product MEFLFEYGLFLAKAVTFVVAIAAIIIVAAASSKNVKSGKGSLHIHDLSDTLEHYEDQLQHQLLSDDQLKARSKAAKAEAKTKAKQEKDKERDGRLFVIDFKAGIDAAEVSNLREEISALLTVAEAKDELLVRVESGGGMVHAYGLAASQLDRVRQAEIPMTIAVDKVAASGGYMMACVANKVIAAPFAIVGSIGVIAQLPNFNKVLKKNDIDFEMHTAGEFKRTITMFGENSDEARAKFKEELEQTHGLFKQFVSKYRPEMEISKVATGEHWFGQQALELGLIDAIQTSDDYLMQSDKQILQLQYKVKQNIAQRFGKGAESVIERGMIKLAELGQLGSR is encoded by the coding sequence TTGGAATTCCTATTTGAGTACGGCTTGTTTTTAGCCAAGGCCGTCACTTTTGTGGTGGCTATTGCAGCCATTATTATTGTTGCCGCCGCCAGTAGTAAGAACGTTAAGAGTGGTAAGGGTAGTCTGCATATCCATGACCTTAGCGATACCTTGGAGCATTATGAAGATCAGCTACAGCATCAATTGCTCAGTGATGATCAACTTAAAGCCAGAAGCAAAGCTGCTAAAGCGGAAGCCAAGACCAAGGCCAAGCAAGAAAAAGACAAAGAGCGCGATGGCCGTTTGTTTGTTATCGACTTTAAAGCGGGCATTGATGCGGCGGAAGTGAGCAACTTACGTGAAGAGATCAGTGCACTGTTGACGGTTGCAGAAGCAAAAGATGAGTTGTTGGTTCGGGTTGAAAGTGGCGGAGGCATGGTCCACGCATATGGTTTGGCTGCCAGTCAGTTGGACCGAGTGCGCCAAGCTGAGATCCCGATGACGATTGCGGTTGATAAAGTCGCGGCCAGTGGTGGTTACATGATGGCTTGTGTTGCTAATAAGGTCATTGCAGCCCCATTTGCGATTGTTGGCTCTATCGGTGTGATTGCACAGCTCCCTAACTTCAATAAAGTATTGAAGAAGAATGACATCGACTTTGAGATGCATACTGCCGGTGAGTTCAAGCGCACCATCACTATGTTTGGTGAGAATAGCGATGAAGCCCGCGCCAAATTTAAAGAGGAGCTGGAGCAAACCCACGGTTTGTTTAAACAGTTTGTCAGTAAATATCGCCCGGAGATGGAGATCAGTAAGGTGGCCACTGGTGAACACTGGTTTGGTCAGCAGGCTTTAGAGCTAGGCCTTATTGATGCGATTCAAACCTCTGACGATTACCTGATGCAGAGCGATAAGCAGATCCTGCAGCTGCAGTACAAGGTTAAGCAAAACATCGCCCAGCGCTTTGGTAAAGGCGCAGAGAGTGTAATTGAGCGCGGCATGATCAAGCTGGCGGAGTTGGGGCAGTTAGGTTCACGTTAA
- a CDS encoding segregation and condensation protein A: MTEQRALPLAIVQGKPMLQAPQDLFIPPDALEVILESFEGPLDLLLYLIRKQKLDILDLPIVAITAQYMEYIGLMEAMKFELAAEYLVMAAMLAEIKSRLLLPKAPVADEDEIDPRTLLIQQLQAYEVVKQAAERLDELPRHERDLWRARAAQAANLVPQVQETTVSMSEIIGALQQVIARADHFEHHHIAREALSTRERMSQILAQLSSVDFTPFEQLFTVEEGRAGVVVSLLALLELCKEQLIELQQAQLAGPIQVRART; the protein is encoded by the coding sequence ATGACTGAGCAACGTGCGTTACCGCTGGCGATTGTCCAGGGGAAGCCGATGTTGCAGGCGCCTCAGGATCTGTTTATCCCGCCGGACGCCTTGGAAGTTATCTTGGAATCGTTCGAAGGGCCATTGGATCTGCTGCTCTATCTTATTCGTAAGCAGAAGTTGGATATCCTTGATCTGCCGATAGTGGCCATTACTGCACAGTATATGGAATACATTGGTTTGATGGAGGCAATGAAATTCGAGCTTGCAGCGGAATATTTGGTGATGGCGGCGATGCTGGCGGAGATTAAATCTCGGCTATTGCTGCCAAAAGCGCCCGTTGCTGACGAAGATGAGATCGACCCACGGACGTTACTGATTCAGCAGCTGCAAGCTTATGAAGTCGTTAAGCAAGCGGCGGAACGGTTAGATGAGCTGCCTCGGCATGAACGAGATCTCTGGCGGGCTCGAGCAGCGCAGGCGGCCAATTTAGTGCCGCAGGTACAGGAAACAACGGTATCGATGAGCGAGATCATTGGTGCTTTGCAGCAGGTTATTGCCCGTGCCGATCATTTTGAACACCATCACATTGCGCGGGAAGCGCTATCGACACGAGAGCGAATGAGCCAGATTTTGGCACAGCTCAGCAGTGTCGACTTCACCCCTTTTGAACAACTATTTACGGTTGAAGAGGGGCGAGCTGGTGTCGTGGTAAGCTTGTTGGCGTTACTTGAACTGTGTAAAGAGCAACTGATTGAACTGCAGCAAGCGCAACTCGCTGGACCAATTCAGGTAAGGGCCCGTACATGA
- the scpB gene encoding SMC-Scp complex subunit ScpB, translating to MSQLDEKQLSQLIEAALFIADTPLTINQLKQTVLETYGIGSVQIRSVLLQLELDYRERGIVLVKSGGAYQFQSREDLSQPLSALWPQKAPKFSRALLETLALIAYRQPITRGEIEQVRGVAIGAAIIRTLTERGWVTVVGHKELPGRPALYATTEQFLQYFCLQSLADLPALDDEQALAAMFNRAPADSDPHVH from the coding sequence ATGAGCCAACTGGATGAAAAACAACTAAGTCAGTTGATTGAAGCGGCACTGTTTATTGCAGATACACCGCTGACAATTAACCAGCTTAAACAAACGGTGCTAGAAACTTATGGTATCGGCAGCGTGCAGATCCGCTCGGTGTTGTTACAGTTAGAGTTGGATTATCGAGAACGTGGCATTGTATTGGTGAAAAGCGGTGGCGCTTACCAATTTCAAAGTCGCGAGGATTTAAGTCAGCCCTTGAGTGCCTTATGGCCACAAAAGGCACCAAAATTCTCTCGGGCATTGTTGGAAACTTTAGCACTTATCGCCTACCGTCAACCGATAACTCGGGGCGAAATCGAACAAGTGCGTGGTGTCGCCATCGGTGCTGCCATCATCCGCACCTTAACCGAACGTGGTTGGGTAACGGTTGTTGGCCATAAAGAGCTGCCTGGTAGACCAGCGCTCTATGCCACCACAGAACAGTTTTTACAGTATTTTTGTTTGCAGAGTTTGGCTGATTTGCCTGCTCTGGACGATGAACAGGCGTTAGCGGCGATGTTTAACCGCGCGCCAGCGGATTCCGATCCGCACGTACACTAA